GGCTGATCCGTCCGTGATGTGAAGGCGTACGTATGTCCACTGAACTCCCTCAGTCCTCCGTTCCTCCCCCCACCGGAGTCGACGAGCCCTCCTCGGCCCCCACCCGGCGCACCTTCATCGCCACCACCACCGCGGTCGGTGGTGCCGTCGTTGCGGGCGGTGTGACCGGAGGCACCTTGCTCGTCGATGACGAGGCGGCCGCCGCCGAGGCCCCGCCTGAGAGCTGTGTCTCCCTTACGGTCAACGGCACCCGGCGGACCGTGACCGTGGACAACCGCACCTCGCTGCTGGATCTGCTGCGCGAGCACTTCGGCCTGACAGGGTCCAAGAAGGGCTGCAACGCGGGTGCTTGCGGGGCCTGCACGGTTTTGGTCGACGGGCGTCGGGTGAACTCCTGTCTGACGCTCGCGGTGCGGCTGGAGGGCGCCGAGGTCACCACCATCGAGGGCCTGGCCGACGGCGACGAACTGCACCCGTTGCAGCAGGCGTTCATCGACGAGGACGCCTTCCAGTGCGGCTACTGCACGCCCGGCCAGATCATGTCCGGGGTGGGCTGCATCAAGGAGGGCCACACCGGCTCCCCGGCGGAGATCCGGGAGTGGATGAGCGGCAACATCTGCCGCTGCGGCTGCTACGTGAAGATCGTGCGCGCGGTCGAGCAGACCGCCGGCCGGAAGTAAGGAGCCGCTGACATGCATCCCTTCTCCTTCACGAAGGCCGCCAACACCCGCGAGGTCCTCAATGCCGGTTGCGCGGGCGGCCGTTACATCGCCGGCGGCACCACCCTCGTCGA
This Streptomyces sp. NBC_00377 DNA region includes the following protein-coding sequences:
- a CDS encoding (2Fe-2S)-binding protein; the protein is MSTELPQSSVPPPTGVDEPSSAPTRRTFIATTTAVGGAVVAGGVTGGTLLVDDEAAAAEAPPESCVSLTVNGTRRTVTVDNRTSLLDLLREHFGLTGSKKGCNAGACGACTVLVDGRRVNSCLTLAVRLEGAEVTTIEGLADGDELHPLQQAFIDEDAFQCGYCTPGQIMSGVGCIKEGHTGSPAEIREWMSGNICRCGCYVKIVRAVEQTAGRK